In Paenarthrobacter sp. GOM3, a single window of DNA contains:
- a CDS encoding DinB family protein yields MNTPTSTEDAINNSERVQFDTFLDEHRWALNASLEGLTEEQARRRLVPSRTTLLGLVKHATFVEKVWFDEAITGRSRAEIGIPATPDESFVLADEDTIASIRKAHAEACEASRSAAAQLGLDDHVLGNRRGPLPLRWVYLHMLRELAQHCGHADILREQINHADAQGGSKTVDT; encoded by the coding sequence ATGAACACGCCAACGTCAACGGAGGACGCCATCAACAACAGCGAACGGGTCCAGTTCGATACCTTTCTGGACGAACACCGTTGGGCGCTGAACGCCAGTCTTGAGGGGCTCACCGAAGAACAGGCACGACGGCGGCTGGTCCCCTCGCGCACCACCCTGCTGGGTTTGGTGAAGCACGCCACCTTCGTGGAAAAGGTGTGGTTCGACGAAGCCATCACCGGCAGGTCCCGCGCAGAGATTGGCATTCCGGCGACGCCTGACGAGTCGTTCGTCCTGGCCGACGAAGACACCATTGCCAGCATCCGTAAAGCCCACGCCGAGGCGTGCGAAGCATCCAGAAGTGCCGCAGCACAGCTGGGCTTGGACGATCATGTCCTGGGCAACCGCCGCGGCCCGCTCCCGCTGAGATGGGTCTACCTGCACATGTTGCGGGAGCTCGCGCAACACTGCGGACATGCGGACATTCTCCGCGAACAGATCAACCACGCCGACGCGCAGGGTGGCTCGAAAACCGTTGACACGTGA
- a CDS encoding nucleoside hydrolase: protein MTQPAPFFLDCDTGIDDALALAYLLASPLAELVGIGTVSGNVSAAGGARNTLDLLNLAGHPDIPVAIGAHDPQVGTFHGGAPHVHGDNGIGGVDLVPSDREPVEATAAELLVQLAHQYAGELRLVAIGPLTNIAEALRLEPKLPELIAELTIMGGAALAPGNISPVAEANIANDPEAAAEVLAADWTVTMVPLDVTMTNVLEENHRQELLATDHPVSQALGEMLGYYFGFYIDIFGRACSAMHDPLAAAIAVRGVELASAPTVRVQVDTTEGPGRGQTVCDLRGQYAGFPEQRGARCRVVLSIGEDFAPHLLGTLQAAWLSEAPLEDSVAPVA, encoded by the coding sequence ATGACCCAGCCCGCACCCTTCTTCCTCGACTGCGATACCGGCATCGACGACGCCCTCGCCCTCGCGTACCTCCTCGCCTCCCCGTTGGCGGAGCTCGTGGGTATCGGCACCGTGAGTGGCAACGTTAGTGCAGCCGGCGGGGCCCGGAATACCCTGGACCTGCTGAACCTGGCAGGCCACCCGGACATCCCCGTTGCCATCGGTGCGCACGATCCGCAGGTGGGTACGTTCCATGGCGGCGCTCCGCATGTCCACGGCGACAACGGCATCGGTGGTGTGGACCTGGTCCCGTCAGACCGCGAACCGGTGGAAGCCACGGCTGCCGAACTGTTGGTTCAGCTGGCCCACCAGTACGCGGGGGAGTTGCGCCTGGTCGCGATCGGTCCGTTGACCAACATTGCCGAGGCCCTGCGACTGGAACCGAAACTGCCGGAACTGATCGCCGAGCTCACCATCATGGGCGGAGCGGCCCTGGCCCCGGGAAACATCTCGCCCGTAGCCGAGGCTAACATCGCCAACGATCCCGAAGCTGCGGCGGAAGTCCTGGCCGCCGACTGGACCGTCACCATGGTGCCCCTGGATGTCACCATGACCAACGTCCTGGAGGAAAACCACCGGCAGGAACTGCTCGCCACCGATCACCCGGTTTCGCAGGCCCTCGGCGAAATGCTGGGGTACTACTTCGGCTTCTACATCGACATCTTCGGCCGTGCGTGCTCGGCCATGCACGACCCCCTGGCCGCAGCCATCGCCGTCAGGGGAGTGGAATTGGCCTCGGCTCCCACCGTTCGCGTCCAGGTGGACACCACGGAGGGGCCCGGACGTGGCCAGACGGTCTGCGACCTTCGTGGTCAATACGCCGGTTTCCCGGAACAACGGGGCGCCCGCTGCCGGGTGGTGCTCTCCATCGGCGAGGACTTTGCTCCGCACCTGCTGGGCACGCTGCAGGCGGCGTGGCTCAGTGAAGCTCCGCTGGAGGACTCCGTGGCGCCCGTCGCCTGA
- a CDS encoding type II toxin-antitoxin system Phd/YefM family antitoxin has protein sequence MTTIPHRELRNQSSKILERVKNGEVIDVTNNGEVAATLIPPSASPFERLLRAGSVRPASDSPVDFRILPRVHSEMSTAEILADLRGDR, from the coding sequence ATGACGACTATTCCACACCGCGAACTGCGCAATCAGAGCAGCAAGATCCTCGAACGCGTCAAAAACGGTGAGGTCATCGACGTCACCAACAACGGCGAGGTCGCCGCTACGCTCATTCCGCCGTCCGCATCCCCGTTCGAGCGTCTCCTACGAGCAGGCAGCGTGCGGCCCGCCTCTGATTCACCGGTCGATTTCCGCATCCTGCCGCGGGTTCACAGTGAAATGTCCACGGCCGAGATCCTGGCCGACCTGCGTGGCGATCGGTGA
- a CDS encoding ArsR/SmtB family transcription factor translates to MDIVFKALADPTRRELLDELFREDGQSASALGARFEMTRFGIAKHLKLLEDAGLVVTRRRGREKLHFLNPVPIRLIHDRWVSKFAEPWAAALSDLKSRLESPMEKIFEIYIKTTPERLWEAITNSEIRSKYQFGNTLTSDWTPGSRFEMRNPKADAPLGEGENIEVDPPRRLVQTMTALWGEDVKAEGTSRITWEIEPVGDSCHLTVTHDQLREGANDQLYGGWPMILSGLKTWLETGETLTTPGSLMYA, encoded by the coding sequence ATGGACATCGTGTTCAAGGCCTTGGCAGACCCCACCCGCAGGGAACTCCTGGACGAGCTGTTCCGCGAGGATGGCCAGTCTGCCTCGGCGCTCGGAGCCCGCTTCGAGATGACCCGTTTCGGCATCGCCAAGCACCTCAAACTGTTGGAAGATGCAGGACTGGTGGTTACCCGCCGTCGTGGTCGCGAAAAGCTGCACTTCCTGAACCCGGTTCCCATCCGCCTCATTCACGACCGCTGGGTGAGCAAATTCGCAGAACCATGGGCCGCTGCACTCAGCGACCTCAAATCCAGATTGGAAAGTCCCATGGAAAAGATCTTCGAGATTTACATCAAGACCACGCCGGAACGGTTGTGGGAGGCCATCACCAACAGCGAGATCCGCAGCAAGTACCAGTTCGGGAACACGTTGACCTCGGACTGGACTCCGGGCAGCCGCTTCGAAATGCGGAACCCCAAAGCGGATGCGCCGCTCGGCGAGGGCGAGAACATCGAGGTTGATCCTCCGCGTCGACTCGTCCAGACCATGACCGCGCTGTGGGGCGAGGATGTGAAGGCCGAGGGCACGTCCAGGATCACATGGGAGATCGAACCTGTCGGCGATTCGTGCCACCTCACCGTCACGCACGATCAACTCCGCGAGGGCGCCAACGACCAACTCTACGGCGGCTGGCCCATGATCCTCTCGGGCTTGAAGACCTGGTTGGAGACCGGTGAAACACTCACCACGCCCGGCTCCCTCATGTACGCGTAA
- a CDS encoding PfkB family carbohydrate kinase: MSTPIQSSAPTLTVVGSINLDITATASRLPSPGETVGGAVLRQQPGGKGANQAVAAARLAGSSRMVGAVGQDDAGRKLLDAMAGAGVDIRDIAAVDDATGTALVLVDIDGENQIVVCPGANASVSLRGVSFGDHEAVLCQLEVDQEVVLEAARATKGFFALNAAPAAPLLPELLERCDLVIVNETEYELIPALKNAPLVAVTYGGDGSAIFVDGERVAEAPAVRVTDIANTIGAGDAFCAALVLALQAGLDYSHALATANAVGADAVRDASSQPALQPLEHYIDATRTPLASGSAAK, translated from the coding sequence ATGAGCACGCCCATTCAGTCCTCCGCGCCCACCCTCACTGTGGTGGGCAGCATCAACCTCGACATCACGGCCACCGCCAGCCGACTCCCCTCACCGGGCGAGACGGTGGGCGGGGCTGTCCTGCGGCAGCAACCCGGCGGCAAGGGCGCCAACCAGGCCGTCGCCGCAGCCCGGCTCGCAGGCAGCTCCCGCATGGTGGGGGCCGTCGGCCAGGATGACGCCGGCCGGAAACTCCTGGACGCAATGGCTGGCGCCGGCGTCGATATCAGAGACATCGCCGCCGTCGACGACGCTACCGGTACCGCGCTGGTGCTGGTGGACATCGACGGCGAAAACCAGATAGTGGTGTGCCCCGGCGCCAACGCGTCCGTGAGCCTGCGGGGCGTGAGCTTCGGCGATCACGAGGCCGTGTTGTGCCAGCTGGAAGTGGACCAGGAAGTAGTCCTCGAGGCAGCACGGGCCACCAAGGGATTCTTCGCACTGAACGCAGCCCCCGCCGCACCCCTTCTTCCGGAGTTGCTGGAGCGCTGCGACCTGGTGATCGTGAACGAGACCGAATATGAGTTGATCCCGGCCCTGAAGAACGCTCCATTGGTCGCCGTCACGTACGGTGGCGACGGCTCGGCGATCTTCGTCGACGGCGAACGGGTGGCCGAAGCTCCCGCCGTGCGTGTCACGGACATAGCCAACACCATCGGAGCTGGGGATGCCTTCTGTGCGGCCCTCGTTCTAGCACTCCAGGCTGGGCTTGACTACTCACATGCCCTTGCGACGGCGAATGCCGTGGGCGCGGACGCGGTCCGCGATGCTTCGTCGCAGCCTGCGCTGCAGCCGTTGGAGCACTACATCGACGCGACGCGGACCCCGCTCGCGTCAGGTTCCGCAGCCAAGTAG
- a CDS encoding acylphosphatase, translating to MEADTVRVTARISGVVQGVGFRYWTARKADELMLTGTVRNASDGSVELVAEGSVERVERFTSWLNSSQAPGRVENVDFQVSEATGEFDDFRIVG from the coding sequence ATGGAGGCAGACACGGTCCGGGTTACCGCGCGCATTTCGGGCGTGGTGCAAGGCGTGGGTTTTCGTTACTGGACTGCCCGGAAGGCCGACGAACTGATGCTCACAGGGACTGTGCGGAACGCTTCGGATGGTTCGGTGGAACTCGTAGCCGAGGGGTCCGTGGAACGTGTGGAGCGTTTCACGAGCTGGCTCAATTCCTCGCAGGCCCCGGGCCGGGTGGAGAACGTAGACTTCCAGGTTTCCGAGGCCACCGGGGAGTTCGACGACTTCCGGATCGTTGGGTAG
- a CDS encoding type II toxin-antitoxin system VapC family toxin, whose translation MIIYTDTSAILKLVVEEPESEALAAHLYDVQAAGGHLVTSMLLYTELHCAARRRNLPFDQVNNVLTGINLIDVTRSDLMYASALPGQLRSADAIHLATAIRLQADALVAYDQELLLAAKESGLMTASPGN comes from the coding sequence GTGATCATCTACACAGATACATCCGCGATCCTGAAGCTTGTGGTGGAGGAACCCGAATCCGAGGCACTGGCTGCCCACCTCTACGACGTCCAGGCGGCCGGAGGCCATTTGGTGACGTCAATGCTCCTCTATACCGAGCTTCATTGCGCAGCACGCCGCCGCAACCTGCCCTTTGACCAAGTCAACAATGTCCTCACGGGCATCAACCTTATTGATGTCACCCGCTCGGACCTGATGTACGCCTCAGCCCTGCCTGGGCAGCTAAGGAGCGCAGACGCAATCCATCTCGCAACCGCAATCCGACTGCAGGCGGACGCGTTGGTTGCTTATGACCAGGAATTGCTTCTGGCGGCCAAGGAATCCGGGCTGATGACTGCGTCGCCGGGAAATTAG
- a CDS encoding MSMEG_6728 family protein produces MQTFLPFADFRESAAALDTSRLGKQRVEALQVLRALVIPEYGWQSHPAVRMWMGHVPALTLYGLAMADEWMERGHPDNTRTNIAEFAPQAAHPDYASRIIMPPWLGHEDLHLSHRSKLIGKDPKFYTQLFPGTDEKLEYVWPEPKHEFHPEEPEEDSLWILRAPVEEIRPEQLTTVSMPPHGKAKPVSDPDEYEFVYAEEKSRRKVGGPKKRPAAPKEKKPTRKRQAQDQAFNTLPGKTEIAVPFDGGQVFAVGLIQGRPITVDGRFARNFEVTNVIKRSDFDYPALLQDPRVFYRVPAPAL; encoded by the coding sequence ATGCAGACTTTCCTCCCTTTCGCCGATTTCCGTGAGAGCGCCGCGGCGCTCGACACCTCAAGGCTCGGCAAACAGCGCGTCGAAGCACTCCAAGTCCTCCGCGCGCTGGTGATCCCGGAGTACGGTTGGCAGTCACACCCGGCCGTGCGCATGTGGATGGGCCACGTCCCGGCGCTCACCCTGTACGGCTTGGCGATGGCCGACGAGTGGATGGAGCGCGGCCACCCGGACAACACCCGCACCAACATCGCGGAGTTCGCACCCCAGGCGGCCCACCCGGACTATGCGTCCAGGATCATCATGCCACCATGGCTCGGACACGAGGACCTGCACCTCAGCCACCGCTCCAAGCTGATCGGCAAGGACCCCAAGTTCTACACCCAGCTGTTCCCCGGCACCGATGAAAAACTGGAATACGTGTGGCCGGAGCCCAAGCACGAGTTCCACCCCGAGGAACCCGAAGAGGACAGCCTCTGGATCCTGCGCGCCCCCGTGGAGGAAATCCGCCCGGAGCAGCTCACCACGGTCAGCATGCCCCCGCACGGCAAGGCGAAGCCCGTCTCGGACCCCGACGAGTACGAATTCGTGTACGCCGAGGAGAAGTCCCGCAGGAAGGTTGGTGGGCCCAAGAAGCGTCCCGCCGCGCCGAAGGAAAAGAAGCCCACGCGCAAACGCCAGGCACAGGACCAGGCGTTCAACACCCTGCCTGGCAAGACCGAGATCGCGGTTCCGTTCGACGGCGGCCAGGTCTTCGCCGTCGGCCTCATCCAGGGACGCCCCATCACCGTTGACGGACGCTTCGCCCGCAACTTCGAAGTCACCAACGTGATCAAGCGCTCCGATTTCGACTACCCGGCGCTCCTGCAGGATCCCCGCGTGTTCTACCGGGTCCCGGCGCCCGCACTGTAG
- a CDS encoding DUF1622 domain-containing protein, giving the protein MDFQHIIEAVGRYMDFAGVAVMVIGAVVSLPLALRGYQPKRASGLEPFSPYRAYRQLLGRSILLGLELLVAADIIRTVAVTPTFESVGVLAIIVLIRTFLSFSLELEITGRWPWQKEKTS; this is encoded by the coding sequence ATGGATTTCCAGCACATCATCGAAGCAGTCGGCCGGTACATGGACTTCGCCGGGGTGGCGGTGATGGTGATCGGCGCAGTGGTCTCCCTTCCGCTTGCCCTGCGCGGCTACCAACCGAAACGCGCCAGCGGCCTGGAACCGTTCTCCCCGTACCGCGCCTACCGGCAGCTGTTGGGCAGGTCCATCTTGCTGGGCCTGGAATTGCTGGTGGCGGCCGACATCATCCGAACCGTCGCCGTCACCCCCACGTTCGAGAGCGTCGGGGTGCTGGCGATCATCGTGCTGATCCGGACGTTCCTGAGCTTCTCACTGGAACTCGAAATCACCGGGCGTTGGCCGTGGCAGAAGGAGAAGACTTCGTGA
- a CDS encoding GntR family transcriptional regulator: MTDNVVKFLSRPIATQPGQPLRVAAYSRIAEAIRTKILPPGSLLPTETELGTMMDVSRTVIREALMLLEEDGLTRARRGVGRFVADSLPRIGIEHIRPFDQLLGGPDQDIQVKRVAAIKQPASEFVAPGVGVEPAQDVWFWESVLIRNGEPVAHLQENVSQEIPEAAPLAEAAEAPTLSASTLLEVLSGLPGVTLGPGECEISLSTAGPSRAKLLGLRPSDPVLVLTQYVRRNGSPFYLAKCLVAAKAGHLSVIQSS; encoded by the coding sequence TTGACAGACAACGTCGTCAAATTCCTGTCCCGACCCATCGCCACCCAACCAGGGCAGCCCTTGCGCGTCGCGGCCTACTCCCGCATCGCCGAGGCCATCAGGACCAAAATCCTGCCGCCGGGCTCGCTGCTTCCCACGGAGACTGAGCTGGGCACCATGATGGACGTCAGCCGTACCGTGATTCGCGAAGCCCTGATGCTGCTGGAGGAAGACGGCCTCACCCGCGCACGCCGAGGGGTAGGCCGGTTCGTGGCAGATTCCCTGCCACGGATTGGGATCGAACACATCCGGCCCTTCGACCAACTTCTTGGCGGGCCGGACCAGGACATCCAGGTCAAGCGGGTAGCGGCGATCAAACAGCCTGCCTCGGAATTCGTGGCGCCAGGTGTGGGCGTGGAGCCGGCCCAGGATGTCTGGTTCTGGGAAAGCGTGCTCATCCGCAACGGCGAACCCGTGGCCCACCTGCAGGAGAACGTGTCGCAGGAAATACCCGAAGCGGCTCCGCTGGCTGAGGCCGCCGAAGCACCAACATTGTCTGCCTCCACGCTGCTGGAGGTACTGAGCGGGCTGCCCGGCGTGACCCTTGGCCCAGGCGAATGCGAAATTAGCCTCAGCACTGCAGGTCCAAGCCGAGCCAAGCTACTGGGACTCCGCCCGTCCGATCCTGTACTGGTCCTCACCCAATACGTGCGCCGAAACGGCTCCCCGTTCTACCTCGCCAAATGCCTCGTGGCTGCCAAGGCCGGGCACCTTTCCGTCATCCAGTCCTCCTGA
- a CDS encoding MFS transporter, whose translation MNIPTATGTQPVDPQSPASADTGAASTKTDAGRVQGKAAALLIATLVLAVLAFQLNASMITPALPHIGSFFGESPEAVAQVQSMFFLAGAISGPVIGRWSDFIGRRNALLLVLAIMGAGTVLCIFAPSLPLLVAGRFMQGVSSAIFALSYIVLNEYLPARLFGTSIGIIAAINGGVGGVDGYFGGLMAETLGFQSIFVAVLVLAAIAVVCVIKVVPGGKSAVAPGRMDWWGAGSLSVFLVFITYFVSTGSSAGWTSPAALGLLAGSIASFTAFWLIEKRRETPLVAVHHLRSRQVWPVIATTVLTLAGIFAIINFTVVLLSQDKDNGFGLSASVAALLFLTPAALIGVFAAPLAGWIADRRGWIKTVRVGTATSLACAIIAALFAHNQITVLIAIAALGIFYNGFFLTAINGLSVLLSPKEAPAALPGINGASFGIGASLGVVIVAPFAGLGTAAGYSTALWISVSITALAFIVSLFIAAPKGEKI comes from the coding sequence GTGAACATCCCCACCGCCACAGGCACGCAGCCTGTAGACCCACAGTCCCCAGCCTCAGCCGACACCGGAGCAGCCAGCACGAAGACTGACGCGGGTCGCGTCCAGGGCAAGGCCGCCGCGCTGCTGATCGCCACGTTGGTGCTCGCAGTCTTGGCGTTCCAGCTCAACGCCAGCATGATCACCCCGGCCCTGCCTCACATCGGCTCCTTCTTCGGAGAGTCCCCGGAAGCTGTGGCCCAAGTACAGTCCATGTTCTTCCTGGCCGGCGCCATCTCCGGTCCCGTCATTGGGCGCTGGAGTGACTTCATCGGCCGCCGAAACGCGCTCCTCCTGGTCCTGGCGATCATGGGAGCCGGCACAGTGCTCTGCATCTTCGCGCCGAGCCTACCGCTGCTGGTTGCGGGCCGATTCATGCAGGGTGTTTCGAGCGCCATCTTCGCCCTCTCCTACATCGTCCTGAACGAGTACCTGCCAGCCCGGCTCTTCGGCACATCCATCGGCATCATCGCAGCCATCAACGGTGGCGTGGGTGGCGTGGACGGCTACTTCGGCGGGCTCATGGCAGAGACTTTGGGTTTCCAGTCGATTTTCGTCGCCGTGCTGGTACTGGCCGCGATCGCCGTCGTATGCGTCATCAAAGTTGTTCCCGGCGGTAAGTCCGCCGTCGCTCCGGGCCGGATGGACTGGTGGGGAGCGGGTTCGCTGTCCGTGTTCCTGGTGTTCATCACGTACTTCGTGTCCACGGGTTCCTCCGCAGGCTGGACCTCACCGGCAGCCCTCGGCTTGCTGGCTGGCAGCATCGCGTCCTTCACGGCCTTCTGGCTGATCGAAAAGAGGCGCGAAACCCCGTTGGTAGCAGTCCACCACCTCCGTTCGCGCCAGGTGTGGCCCGTCATCGCCACCACCGTGCTGACGCTCGCTGGGATCTTCGCCATCATCAACTTCACCGTGGTGCTGCTGAGCCAGGACAAGGACAATGGCTTCGGTCTCTCGGCGTCTGTCGCGGCGCTCCTGTTCCTCACCCCGGCCGCCCTGATCGGTGTGTTCGCTGCGCCGCTGGCCGGTTGGATCGCCGACCGCCGCGGCTGGATCAAGACAGTCCGCGTGGGCACCGCCACCAGCCTCGCCTGCGCGATCATCGCTGCGTTGTTCGCCCACAACCAGATCACAGTCCTCATCGCCATAGCCGCGCTGGGCATCTTCTACAACGGCTTCTTCCTTACCGCCATCAACGGCCTCTCTGTCCTGCTCTCGCCCAAGGAAGCACCCGCCGCGTTGCCGGGCATCAACGGAGCGTCGTTCGGCATCGGGGCGAGCCTCGGCGTCGTGATTGTTGCGCCGTTCGCCGGCTTGGGCACTGCGGCCGGATACTCCACGGCCCTCTGGATTTCGGTGTCCATCACAGCGCTGGCTTTCATTGTTAGCCTGTTCATCGCAGCGCCGAAGGGCGAAAAGATCTAA
- a CDS encoding alpha/beta hydrolase, translated as MTGPWVPDILGDGFEQQTLELDGGAVATLVRYVGAGSHAQPALDGRSLDADVLYVHGWSDYFFQRHVAEFWHDAGARFFALDLHNYGRSLRPGLVPGFVTNLADYDADIGAALEAMGRSGASERPLILLGHSTGGLTLSLWAHRHPGVAAALILNSPWLEFQATELGRRAIAPLLGLHARLHPLTPLPPVDPGIYTRVVSAALDGEWDYNLEWRPDRGFPLTPAFLDAVFRGQATVAAGLGIDVPVLVMLSDKSYLQPRWSADALTADVALNVDAVAHRSLSLADTVTISRLPNALHDIFLSPEPIRREAFARIGRWLPSALRTGTGTDQS; from the coding sequence GTGACCGGGCCTTGGGTTCCGGACATTCTTGGTGACGGTTTTGAGCAACAAACTTTAGAGCTCGACGGCGGTGCTGTCGCCACCTTGGTGAGGTACGTCGGCGCCGGTTCCCACGCGCAGCCTGCCCTGGACGGGCGCAGTTTGGACGCCGATGTCCTGTACGTGCACGGCTGGTCCGACTACTTCTTCCAACGCCATGTGGCCGAGTTCTGGCACGACGCCGGCGCGCGGTTCTTCGCTCTGGACCTGCACAACTATGGCCGCAGCCTCCGGCCCGGACTGGTACCGGGTTTCGTCACCAACCTGGCCGACTACGACGCCGACATCGGCGCGGCGCTGGAGGCCATGGGACGCTCGGGTGCTTCGGAACGGCCCCTGATCCTGCTGGGGCACTCCACCGGCGGGCTGACCCTGAGCTTGTGGGCCCACCGCCATCCCGGAGTAGCTGCAGCACTGATCCTCAACAGTCCTTGGCTGGAGTTCCAAGCCACTGAGCTCGGTCGGCGGGCGATTGCGCCCTTGCTCGGCCTGCATGCACGGCTGCACCCGCTAACCCCACTGCCGCCGGTGGACCCGGGCATTTACACCCGGGTTGTTTCCGCTGCGTTGGACGGCGAATGGGACTACAACCTTGAGTGGCGCCCGGACCGGGGGTTCCCCCTCACCCCGGCGTTCCTTGACGCGGTGTTCCGTGGACAGGCCACCGTCGCGGCGGGTCTGGGCATCGACGTTCCGGTGTTGGTGATGCTCTCGGACAAGAGCTACCTGCAGCCAAGATGGTCCGCCGACGCGCTCACCGCGGACGTGGCCCTCAACGTCGACGCCGTAGCCCACCGGTCACTTTCCCTGGCGGACACCGTCACCATCAGCCGGCTGCCGAACGCGCTCCACGACATCTTCCTGTCGCCCGAGCCCATCCGGCGGGAAGCCTTTGCGCGGATCGGTCGCTGGCTTCCCTCAGCGCTGCGAACTGGCACTGGAACGGATCAGTCTTAA
- a CDS encoding pullulanase X25 domain-containing protein — protein MGANTAENTNLRLKAVLDILAESVWSGTSLNAGEVLAEAIARVPFNDHEAELLSGGIPRGHKTLTSASAKLVKAGWLVKGRSGWTIPEDGLRATVAFPDVSAFAAALDAGTPVPADVPVPTAPPVKPAAKKAATKRAAAKKAAPDEVAEPKVAAAKVSAPRAKAAAAKAEPAAKKAPRKAPSKAAAATAVETVPQPDAVAVAGDFNTILGAPEDWAPQYDEAQMEFNPLVQVWTLTADLPAGHYTYKIALNRSWDENYGAFGARDGANHELNHDGGPVTITYSHVTRDIVVG, from the coding sequence ATGGGCGCGAACACCGCCGAAAACACCAACCTTCGTCTGAAGGCCGTACTGGACATCCTCGCTGAAAGCGTGTGGTCCGGGACTTCACTGAACGCCGGGGAGGTATTGGCTGAGGCGATTGCCCGCGTTCCCTTCAACGACCACGAAGCGGAGCTCCTGAGTGGCGGCATCCCGCGCGGCCACAAGACCCTGACGTCGGCTTCGGCGAAATTGGTCAAGGCTGGGTGGCTGGTCAAGGGCCGATCCGGTTGGACCATTCCCGAGGACGGCCTGCGCGCCACCGTCGCTTTCCCGGACGTGTCGGCTTTCGCGGCAGCGCTCGACGCCGGAACTCCGGTACCGGCCGACGTTCCGGTTCCGACGGCCCCGCCAGTGAAGCCTGCGGCGAAGAAGGCAGCCACCAAGCGGGCTGCAGCCAAGAAGGCGGCTCCTGATGAAGTGGCTGAGCCGAAGGTTGCCGCTGCCAAGGTCTCCGCACCCAGGGCCAAGGCAGCTGCTGCAAAGGCTGAGCCGGCCGCGAAGAAGGCACCGCGCAAGGCGCCTTCGAAAGCTGCGGCAGCTACCGCCGTCGAGACCGTGCCGCAGCCGGACGCCGTTGCGGTGGCGGGCGACTTCAATACCATCCTGGGTGCGCCCGAGGACTGGGCGCCGCAGTACGACGAAGCCCAGATGGAGTTCAATCCGCTGGTTCAAGTGTGGACGTTGACGGCTGATCTTCCGGCCGGGCACTACACCTACAAGATCGCCTTGAACCGTTCGTGGGATGAGAACTACGGTGCGTTCGGCGCCCGTGACGGTGCCAACCACGAGTTGAACCACGACGGCGGTCCCGTCACTATCACGTACAGCCACGTGACCCGGGACATCGTGGTCGGCTAG
- a CDS encoding adenosine deaminase, with product METFGEKTTTTAPPVAELHLHIEGTLQPELIFALAERNGIELPYEDIGELREKYEFTDLQSFLDLYYANMAVLQTEQDFTDMTRAYLKRAAAGGVRHAEIMMDPQAHVSRGVALETCVNGVANALATSEEDFGVSTLLIAAFLRDMSEDSALEVLDQLLAMHAPIAGIGLDSAEVGNPPSKFERLYQRAGEAGLRRIAHAGEEGPASYITEALDVLHVERIDHGIRCMEDTDVVQRLVAEQVPLTVCPLSNVRLRAVDKLEDHPLPEMLAIGLNVCVNSDDPAYFGGYVDDNFEQLVKVLEFSVPEQATLAANSIRSSFASDARKAVLLDEVTEWVKASVPHP from the coding sequence GTGGAAACTTTTGGCGAGAAAACTACAACCACGGCGCCCCCGGTTGCCGAACTGCACCTGCACATCGAAGGGACTCTCCAGCCAGAGCTGATCTTTGCCCTGGCCGAACGCAACGGCATTGAACTGCCGTATGAAGACATTGGGGAACTCCGGGAAAAGTACGAGTTCACTGACCTGCAATCCTTCCTGGACCTCTACTACGCCAACATGGCCGTCCTGCAAACCGAACAGGACTTCACCGACATGACCCGCGCCTACCTCAAGCGCGCAGCCGCCGGGGGAGTGCGCCACGCGGAAATCATGATGGACCCCCAGGCCCACGTTTCCCGGGGTGTTGCACTGGAAACCTGCGTGAACGGGGTGGCCAACGCCCTTGCAACCTCCGAAGAGGACTTCGGCGTTTCGACCCTGCTCATCGCGGCTTTCCTGCGGGACATGTCCGAGGATTCAGCCCTTGAGGTGCTGGACCAACTCCTGGCCATGCACGCACCCATCGCCGGCATCGGGTTGGACTCCGCAGAGGTGGGTAACCCGCCGTCGAAATTTGAACGCCTGTACCAGCGCGCCGGCGAGGCCGGGCTGCGCAGGATCGCCCACGCGGGTGAAGAAGGTCCGGCCTCCTACATCACGGAGGCGCTGGACGTCCTCCACGTCGAGCGCATTGATCACGGCATCCGCTGCATGGAAGATACGGACGTTGTGCAGCGACTCGTCGCCGAGCAGGTGCCGCTGACCGTTTGTCCGTTGTCGAATGTGCGACTGCGCGCGGTGGACAAGCTGGAAGACCACCCGCTGCCGGAAATGCTCGCCATCGGCCTGAACGTTTGCGTGAATTCAGATGACCCCGCCTACTTCGGTGGGTACGTGGATGACAACTTTGAGCAGTTGGTCAAGGTCCTGGAATTCTCGGTACCGGAGCAGGCAACCCTGGCCGCGAACTCCATCCGGTCCTCGTTCGCCAGCGACGCCCGAAAAGCGGTGCTGTTGGACGAAGTCACGGAGTGGGTCAAGGCCTCCGTGCCGCACCCCTGA